A segment of the Chiloscyllium plagiosum isolate BGI_BamShark_2017 chromosome 39, ASM401019v2, whole genome shotgun sequence genome:
accagttcacagggaaatgcagccaaaccccaaaccccacggtgcaaccagttcacagggaaatgcagacaaaccccAAACACCACGATGCAACACGTTTTAGGGAAATGGAGCCAATCCCCGaaccccactgtgcaaccagttcacagggaaatgcagccaaaccccaaaccccatggtgcaaccagttcacagggaaatgcagacaaaccccaaaccccactgtgcaacaagttcacagggaaatgaagCCAAACACAGAACCCCACGGTGCCACCAGTTCACAGGGACATGCAGCCAAACTCCGAACCCCacggtgcaaccagttcacagggaaatgtagccaaaccccaaaccccacggtgcaaccagttcacagggNNNNNNNNNNNNNNNNNNNNNNNNNNNNNNNNNNNNNNNNNNNNNNNNNNNNNNNNNNNNNNNNNNNNNNNNNNNNNNNNNNNNNNNNNNNNNNNNNNNNNNNNNNNNNNNNNNNNNNNNNNNNNNNNNNNNNNNNNNNNNNNNNNNNNNNNNNNNNNNNNNNNNNNNNNNNNNNNNNNNNNNNNNNNNNNNNNNNNNNNNNNNNNNNNNNNNNNNNNNNNNNNNNNNNNNNNNNNNNNNNNNNNNNNNNNNNNNNNNNNNNNNNNNNNNNNNNNNNNNNNNNNNNNNNNNNNNNNNNNNNNNNNNNNNNNNNNNNNNNNNNNNNNNNNNNNNNNNNNNNNNNNNNNNNNNNNNNNNNNNNNNNNNNNNNNNNNNNNNNNNNNNNNNNNNNNNNNNNNNNNNNNNNNNNNNNNNNNNNNNNNNNNNNNNNNNNNNNNNNNNNNNNNNNNNNNNNNNNNNNNNNNNNNNNNNNNNNNNNNNNNNNNNNNNNNNNNNNNNNNAGAGAAATGAACAGAGCATAAGGAGAGGGAGCAGCAGATATTTGAGCCTCTGACAGGCTCCTTGTATAAACCAATTAAAATGTATTCTCTGACACTGTCAATCTGAGACTTCAAACTGCTGACTAATCTGGGGTTTGTCTGCAATGTTGTGAATGGTATTTGGAAAATCTGGAAAGGAAGTGGAGTTGACGTGTCCTTGTTTCCATCTTTTGAGGTAATTGTAGGGAAGGACACAGGCGGAGCAGGTAAATGCAGCAGTGTGGTTTTGTAAAGCAGTGAGTGTGTGGAATCTAGGGCACAGCCATCGTCCTGTATCTTCCAGTAACTCTCGCTTTCTACGCTACCTCTTTATTTATCTGTTCAGACTGAGCTTTCTTACAATTGATTTATCTTCTGTTGGAACTCGTCAtttttgctgttgtctctttggcagaatgtttcagagatatGTTTCTAGATTTCCTCCTTTTAGTAAAGCAGACTTTAAAACCAGTCTATTTCTGGTACTCTCCAATTCTTTTGCAAACAAGACACTCTTGCTTTAAAAATAATAGTCATAATTTGATCTGCAAAAGTGCCTGTGTGATTGAGTCTGTACTCATTGTAACAGGCACAGAATCCCATAAATCACCTTCCTGTTACCAGGGAAACCTGTGGAAATATCTATGGGTGCTTCTTGTGGTAGTGCAtagtgaaagagagagatggaaaaggaaaagaaatgggaGAGTGTGACATTGGCCAGGgaggacagggagagagggacagtgtgacagtgtagagggagaagagggagagaggaagaccGTGACAGGGCTGAGGGAGGAGATGAAGAGTGTAATTGGACTCAGGGAGGACAGAGAGAGTGTGATTGTGCCCAGGTAGGAGAGAGTAGTGGATTTCAGAATTCATTTGGGATACAATTTGCATGAATGCATCAGATTTTAACCTCTCTTGCCTGGGTATCTGTCGCATTTTGATGGATGTGATAAGAATGGTGTGTGTGGTGTGAGGGGTATGCTGTATAGATGGGGTAGAGAGATATAGTTCGTTCAATGGCTATAGTGGGTGtggtatgttgtgtgtgtgtatgtgcgtagGTGATTACTATGATTAAGGCAAGATGGAATTAAAATTAAACAGTGATACTTCTTTTGTCTTTCCAGATCCTTGTGTTTGCACTagttcatggctaatccatgggATTAGGGATTAGAGAAGTTCCTGGAACGTTTTTTAGAAAACTTCCATCCAGCCTTCTCTCCAAAGACTCATGATCATCACAGCAATGGGTTCAGTAAGGGCCAACCAGTACAACATGGTGTCATCCGACAAAGATGGTGACAAACTCAGCATTTCATCAGCTGCCAACGAGCAGGATAATGGCAAGATCCAAACGCATCGTAAATGCCGCAACCGTTTTGTAAAGAAGAATGGTCAGTGTAACATCTACTTCAGCAACATGAGTGGCAAGTCGGAGAGGTACATGGCTGATATCTTTACAACCTGTGTGGACACTCGGTGGAGGTACATGCTCATGATCTTCTCcactgccttcctgatttcctggtTGGCCTTTGGTTTTGCATTCTGGTTTATTGCCATGATGCACGGAGACCTGGACAAGTCAAAGCATGAGGAAAACTTCAGACCATGCATCATGCAAGTTAATGGCTTTGTAGCAGCCTTTCTGTTTTCCATTGAGACACAGACTACCATTGGCTATGGCTTCCGTTGTGTCACTGAAGAATGCCCAGCTGCTGTCTTCATGGTTGTATTCCAATCCATCATTGGCTGCATTATTGACTCTTTTATGATTGGCACCATCATGGCAAAGATGGCACGGCCAAAGAAAAGGGCCCAAACTCTACTGTTCAGCCATAATGCTGTAATATCGATAAGAGATGGCAAATTATGTCTGATGTGGCGAGTGGGTAATCTTCGAAAAAGTCATATTGTGGAAGCTCATGTCAGGGCCCAGCTGATTAAACCTCATGTCACTACAGAAGGGGAGTATCTCCCTCTCGAACAAAAAGATCTTAACGTTGGTTATGATGTTGGATTTGATCGCATCTTTCTTGTGTCCCCGATAATTATAGTCCATGAAATTGATGAGGAGAGCCCTCTTTATGGGATTAGTAAGCAAGATCTAGAGACTGAAGATTTTGAAATTGTTGTCATCTTGGAGGGGATGGTGGAAGCCACAGCGATGACAACACAAGCACGAAGTTCTTACTTGGCTAATGAGATCCTTTGGAGCCATCGATTTGAGCCTGTGCTCTTTGAGGAAAAGAACCACTACAAAGTAGATTACTCACGGTTCCATAAGACTTACGAAGTGCCCACAACCCCCAGGTGCAGTGCCAAAGATCTGGTGAACAATTCATTTTCGATGGTGCCAGGCAACAATTCCTTTTGTTATGAGAATGAGCTAGCACTGCTGAGtcgggaagaggaggaggaggaacagGCAAACCGTATCCTGGATGTGGACAACCAATTCGAATTTGACCGGCTACAATCTACCATCCCATTGGACAGTCTCGCTTACCAAAGAGAGTCTGAAATTTAATCTCAAAGGTGCCACTactgagtttaaaaaaatcttagaTGCTCTGCaggatttgaaataaaatacaggTCACTCATTGAACATTGTGACCTGCAGACACTGCCAATGCATCAAGGAGCTCGTTTCACAATCAATAATTCGAATGCAGGAAAAATGACAGGAAGGATTTGAGCTCAAGCTGTTCTTCGCTCTCCTGTCTGTTTGAATTCATTGTAATGAAAGAGTCACAATATGAGGCAAGCATGCTCACTTTAAAAACACTGCAGAGAAGTTCTGTACATTCATTCCTGTTGACTATGACAGATAAAGTTTTAAAAGTCAGGC
Coding sequences within it:
- the LOC122542346 gene encoding ATP-sensitive inward rectifier potassium channel 12-like; the protein is MIITAMGSVRANQYNMVSSDKDGDKLSISSAANEQDNGKIQTHRKCRNRFVKKNGQCNIYFSNMSGKSERYMADIFTTCVDTRWRYMLMIFSTAFLISWLAFGFAFWFIAMMHGDLDKSKHEENFRPCIMQVNGFVAAFLFSIETQTTIGYGFRCVTEECPAAVFMVVFQSIIGCIIDSFMIGTIMAKMARPKKRAQTLLFSHNAVISIRDGKLCLMWRVGNLRKSHIVEAHVRAQLIKPHVTTEGEYLPLEQKDLNVGYDVGFDRIFLVSPIIIVHEIDEESPLYGISKQDLETEDFEIVVILEGMVEATAMTTQARSSYLANEILWSHRFEPVLFEEKNHYKVDYSRFHKTYEVPTTPRCSAKDLVNNSFSMVPGNNSFCYENELALLSREEEEEEQANRILDVDNQFEFDRLQSTIPLDSLAYQRESEI